From a region of the Paenibacillus sp. R14(2021) genome:
- a CDS encoding carbohydrate ABC transporter permease yields MQSSVEVNSPLQLTAEKERRFRLTQAGRKAALGYLFLSPFLILFIIFTVIPVVQSVYLSFTYYNMLQPAKWVGLSNYSVLFLEDDTFIKSLKNTFVFAIIAGPLSYCLSFLLAWVINTLRAKMLFSLAFYVPSITSGIALSIVWLYIFSGDRYGLLNNWMLNWGMISEPILWTTDPDTIMPVIVIVSLWMSMGTGFLVFLAGLQNVSPELYEAGAIDGISSRFQELWYITLPLMKPQLLFGAVNSIVAAFGVFDIAVAIAGMPSPNYAGHTIISHLFDYAFIRFELGYASAIAVFLFFLTFGLGRIVMKLLSSKDQ; encoded by the coding sequence ATGCAAAGCAGCGTGGAAGTAAATAGTCCGCTTCAGCTGACAGCCGAAAAGGAAAGACGTTTCCGATTAACCCAGGCGGGGAGGAAGGCCGCGCTCGGTTACTTGTTCCTGAGCCCTTTCCTCATTCTCTTTATCATTTTCACGGTCATACCCGTCGTCCAGTCCGTCTACTTAAGCTTCACGTACTACAACATGCTCCAGCCTGCCAAATGGGTCGGACTCTCCAACTACAGCGTGTTGTTCCTCGAGGACGACACCTTCATCAAATCGCTTAAAAACACGTTCGTCTTCGCCATCATCGCAGGACCGCTGAGCTACTGCCTCTCCTTCCTGCTCGCGTGGGTCATCAACACGCTGCGGGCCAAGATGCTGTTCTCGCTCGCCTTCTACGTGCCGTCCATTACGAGCGGCATCGCGCTGTCAATTGTCTGGCTGTACATTTTCTCGGGCGACCGGTACGGCCTGCTGAACAACTGGATGCTGAACTGGGGCATGATCAGCGAGCCGATCCTATGGACGACGGATCCAGACACAATCATGCCGGTCATCGTCATCGTATCGCTCTGGATGAGCATGGGCACCGGGTTTCTGGTCTTCCTGGCGGGGCTGCAGAACGTATCGCCGGAGCTCTACGAGGCCGGCGCGATTGACGGCATTTCCAGCCGCTTCCAAGAGCTGTGGTACATTACGCTGCCGCTCATGAAGCCGCAGCTGCTGTTCGGCGCGGTCAACTCCATCGTCGCCGCCTTCGGCGTCTTCGACATCGCCGTCGCGATCGCCGGCATGCCGAGCCCGAACTACGCAGGGCATACGATCATCTCGCATTTGTTCGACTATGCCTTCATCCGCTTCGAGCTCGGCTATGCGTCGGCCATCGCGGTGTTCCTGTTCTTCCTGACGTTTGGCCTCGGCCGCATCGTCATGAAACTATTATCGTCCAAAGACCAATAG
- a CDS encoding NHL repeat-containing protein — MLHKRITAGIIGCLLLLIGGLPAYALPQMSYTLDPMYGYRIPIPLTYTVDRVVLDIGDLGFNKPSDMFLDDQGLLYVADTDNNRIVKLNGDGKVLAIFGKDQGVELDQPSGIFVDQLGDMFVADTGSGRVIHLSPKGEFVEEFVKPKSSLLSEDLEFAPDKVIMDRRGYLYVLNKNDYSGFMMIDAMNRFRGYIGANRVPFDWKNLLIRLLATPEQREQLNNAVPAQNANLTIDTKGFIYSPTVLIDADQIKKFNAMGENIYKKAAFGQPSIDSGTLEQPYFVDLAVDQYGVVNALDAMSRKIYQYDQEGNLLAVFGGQGDVKSRFEYPTSIVVDKAGKIYVLDRDRNNIQVFQPTRFAELIHQASQLHFNGRYQEALVPWKEVLKIDENYPLAHRGVAKALMKEERWKDAMKEFKLGEDQDGYSKAFAEYRHDIMRKYLGWLLIGAALIVYAIYLIVKGMIRVTNTVIRRYGF; from the coding sequence TTGCTGCACAAACGAATTACGGCGGGCATCATCGGCTGTCTGCTGCTGCTGATCGGCGGGTTACCCGCCTACGCACTCCCGCAAATGTCGTATACGCTTGACCCGATGTACGGCTACAGAATCCCGATTCCGCTCACCTATACCGTCGACCGCGTCGTGCTCGACATCGGCGATCTCGGGTTTAACAAGCCGAGCGATATGTTTCTCGATGATCAAGGGCTGCTCTATGTCGCGGACACGGACAATAACCGGATCGTGAAGCTGAACGGCGACGGCAAGGTGCTCGCGATCTTTGGCAAGGATCAAGGCGTCGAGCTCGATCAGCCGAGCGGCATCTTCGTCGATCAGCTGGGCGATATGTTCGTTGCGGATACGGGCAGCGGGCGGGTTATTCACCTGTCGCCGAAAGGCGAATTCGTCGAAGAGTTCGTCAAGCCGAAGTCGAGCCTGCTCAGCGAGGATCTCGAATTCGCGCCGGATAAGGTCATCATGGACCGCCGCGGCTATTTATACGTCCTGAATAAGAACGACTACAGCGGCTTCATGATGATCGATGCCATGAACCGGTTCCGGGGCTACATTGGCGCGAACCGCGTGCCGTTCGATTGGAAGAACCTGCTTATCCGCCTCCTGGCAACGCCGGAGCAGCGGGAGCAGCTGAACAACGCAGTACCGGCGCAGAACGCGAATCTGACGATAGACACCAAAGGCTTCATCTATTCGCCGACGGTACTTATCGACGCGGATCAGATCAAGAAGTTTAACGCCATGGGCGAGAACATCTACAAGAAAGCCGCCTTCGGCCAGCCTTCCATCGACAGCGGCACGCTGGAGCAGCCGTACTTCGTCGATCTTGCGGTTGACCAATACGGCGTCGTGAACGCGCTCGACGCCATGTCGCGCAAAATCTACCAATACGACCAAGAGGGTAATCTGCTGGCCGTATTCGGCGGCCAAGGCGACGTGAAGAGCCGGTTCGAGTACCCGACCAGCATCGTGGTGGATAAAGCCGGCAAGATCTACGTGCTCGACCGGGACCGGAACAACATCCAGGTGTTCCAGCCCACGCGGTTCGCGGAGTTGATCCATCAGGCGAGCCAGCTGCATTTCAACGGCCGCTACCAGGAGGCGCTCGTCCCATGGAAGGAAGTATTGAAAATCGACGAGAACTATCCGCTGGCGCATCGCGGCGTGGCCAAGGCGCTGATGAAGGAAGAGCGCTGGAAGGATGCCATGAAGGAATTTAAGCTGGGCGAGGATCAGGACGGCTATTCCAAGGCGTTTGCCGAGTACCGGCACGATATCATGCGCAAATACTTAGGCTGGCTGCTCATCGGCGCGGCGCTCATCGTTTACGCGATCTACCTCATCGTGAAAGGAATGATTCGCGTCACGAATACCGTCATAAGGAGGTATGGATTTTGA
- a CDS encoding DUF5696 domain-containing protein, with protein sequence MNTRKAKQWIYYSVVGLVIAALVLLALPSVKSAVERAKQEIKVKTAAADEAAGDAPEDDSQPEELGSYEKVAETDRLELRFRAADSAIEVEDKSNGHVWQSTVPLQDVNTDGNELWTASSQSIFHLTFTDPNLPALETQETNSVLEKPKMKATPLADGISVHYELERLKISFDMKFQLKGDALEVTVPGQSVQESKNNWLMAIAPLPFFGAATDHEQGYSVYPDGPGALSTFKPIHPSYLNPYRASVYGPDTITFENYKREMNAMLPLFGLKVSDNAFVGMITKGEYDANILYSPSGYLINLNRVSSELVYRREYEAVKKDGNLTKKPEKDLLREDHTIRYVFLSGEEADYSHMASAYRNYLVKEQGVQPRIKKGDPVPFGLDLLMGITENRILFDHLIQTTTYEEAQQIMEDLGKKGVQSISANLLGWTGKGYLSYPSGYKPSTKLGGMSGLKKLSEYAKAKGIPLYLQDNYLMAFKGIKGFSTRSDVVVGANHFAVTDRYSELFYLSAGKQNDEFQKKIVDPLSKLSITGINFDGVGYEDYYDYNDGYEQTREGTAGQWMEMMAKSEKQFGGAASIGGNGYTLKHSSRLFGIPMEDSGFFFTDETIPLYQMVVHGLIPYSGDPQNLFYDPQLQYLKMVEYGYMPYYQFTANHAEDLKDTYYNDLFSSSYTNWSAQSVRQYKEMNEKLQSVWSQTIREHRKLQKDVYEVTYEDGTRVIVNYTPREVRTDDGHVVPDNNFIVVPKGG encoded by the coding sequence ATGAATACGAGAAAAGCCAAACAATGGATCTATTATTCGGTAGTCGGCTTGGTCATCGCTGCGCTCGTTCTCCTGGCGCTCCCCTCTGTGAAAAGCGCGGTCGAACGAGCGAAGCAGGAGATCAAGGTGAAGACCGCAGCCGCCGACGAGGCCGCAGGAGACGCGCCGGAAGACGACAGCCAGCCTGAGGAGCTGGGCTCGTACGAGAAGGTAGCGGAGACGGACCGTCTCGAGCTCCGCTTCCGGGCCGCCGACTCCGCAATAGAGGTGGAGGACAAGAGCAACGGCCATGTCTGGCAGTCGACGGTGCCGCTGCAGGATGTGAACACCGACGGGAATGAGCTGTGGACGGCCAGCAGTCAGTCGATATTCCATTTGACCTTCACGGACCCGAACCTGCCGGCACTCGAAACACAGGAGACGAACTCCGTGCTGGAGAAGCCGAAGATGAAGGCAACGCCGCTTGCGGACGGTATTTCCGTCCATTATGAATTGGAGCGGCTGAAGATCAGCTTCGATATGAAATTCCAGCTGAAGGGCGACGCCCTCGAAGTCACTGTTCCGGGTCAATCCGTACAAGAGTCGAAGAACAACTGGCTGATGGCGATCGCGCCGCTTCCGTTCTTCGGGGCGGCGACGGACCACGAGCAGGGCTACTCGGTCTATCCGGACGGCCCCGGCGCGCTGTCGACCTTCAAGCCGATTCATCCTTCTTATCTGAACCCTTACCGGGCCAGCGTTTATGGTCCGGACACGATTACGTTCGAGAATTACAAACGGGAAATGAACGCGATGCTGCCGCTCTTCGGGCTGAAGGTCAGCGACAACGCATTCGTCGGCATGATCACGAAGGGTGAATACGATGCTAACATTTTGTACTCGCCGAGCGGGTATTTGATCAACTTGAACCGCGTATCCTCGGAGCTGGTGTACCGGCGCGAATACGAGGCGGTGAAGAAAGACGGGAACTTGACCAAGAAGCCGGAGAAAGACCTGCTGCGCGAGGACCATACGATCCGCTACGTATTCTTAAGCGGAGAAGAGGCCGACTACAGCCATATGGCTTCGGCCTACCGGAACTATCTGGTGAAGGAGCAGGGCGTGCAGCCGCGCATCAAGAAGGGAGATCCCGTTCCGTTTGGTCTCGATCTGCTGATGGGCATCACGGAAAACCGCATTCTGTTCGATCATCTCATTCAGACGACGACCTACGAGGAAGCGCAGCAAATCATGGAGGATCTCGGCAAGAAAGGCGTGCAATCCATCTCCGCCAACCTGCTCGGCTGGACGGGCAAAGGATACTTGTCTTACCCGTCAGGCTATAAGCCTTCCACGAAGCTGGGCGGCATGAGCGGCCTGAAGAAGCTGAGCGAATACGCCAAAGCGAAGGGCATTCCGCTCTACTTACAGGACAATTACTTGATGGCCTTCAAAGGGATCAAGGGCTTCTCGACCCGCAGCGACGTCGTCGTCGGGGCGAATCATTTTGCCGTGACCGACCGCTACAGCGAGCTCTTCTACTTGAGCGCTGGCAAGCAGAACGACGAGTTCCAGAAGAAGATCGTGGATCCGCTTAGCAAGCTGTCGATCACGGGCATTAACTTCGACGGCGTCGGCTACGAGGACTATTACGACTACAACGACGGTTACGAGCAGACGCGCGAAGGGACGGCCGGGCAATGGATGGAGATGATGGCCAAGTCCGAGAAGCAATTCGGCGGCGCCGCTTCCATCGGCGGCAACGGCTATACGCTTAAACACTCCTCGCGCCTGTTCGGCATTCCGATGGAGGACAGCGGGTTCTTCTTCACCGACGAGACGATTCCGCTCTATCAGATGGTCGTGCACGGGCTGATTCCGTACTCGGGCGATCCGCAGAACCTGTTCTACGATCCGCAGCTGCAGTACCTCAAGATGGTGGAATACGGCTATATGCCTTACTACCAGTTTACGGCGAATCACGCAGAGGATCTGAAGGACACCTACTATAACGATCTGTTCAGCTCGTCGTATACCAATTGGTCGGCCCAGTCGGTCCGGCAGTACAAGGAAATGAACGAGAAGCTGCAGTCCGTGTGGTCGCAGACAATCCGCGAGCACCGCAAGCTTCAGAAGGACGTGTACGAGGTGACGTACGAGGACGGCACCCGCGTCATCGTCAACTATACGCCGCGCGAGGTCCGCACCGATGACGGCCATGTCGTGCCGGACAACAACTTTATCGTCGTGCCGAAGGGAGGATAA
- a CDS encoding carbohydrate ABC transporter permease, with the protein MRGQKMSLERKKMMAGYVYIAPWAIGFALFMLYPLVYSLWLSFHEVAGVGNFELTSVGWGNFNKAFVLDTKFIPLFISVIQDAVINTPLILVFSLFISILLNHNIRGRAFFRAAFFLPVLIGSGLAMQQLLYAGVGKDTLVNGIGVPDEVFLYMGPTFSQIVFDMLSRLTVIFWKTGVQILLFLAGLQGISVSLYESARCDGATEWEMFWKITLPLMTPIILLNLVYTCVDSFTDINNRMMVYIKDTAFTNIEMGYASSMGWIYFLFIFLLLVLVFVSTRRLIIYTGEK; encoded by the coding sequence ATGAGAGGGCAGAAGATGAGTTTGGAACGTAAGAAAATGATGGCGGGCTATGTCTATATCGCGCCGTGGGCAATCGGTTTTGCGTTGTTTATGCTCTATCCGCTGGTCTATTCCCTTTGGCTCAGCTTCCATGAGGTGGCAGGGGTCGGCAATTTCGAGCTGACCTCCGTCGGCTGGGGCAATTTCAACAAGGCTTTCGTGCTCGATACGAAGTTTATCCCGCTGTTTATCTCGGTTATTCAGGATGCAGTTATCAATACGCCGCTCATACTCGTATTCTCGCTCTTTATCTCCATCCTGCTGAATCATAACATCCGGGGGCGCGCATTCTTCCGGGCGGCGTTCTTCCTGCCCGTGCTGATCGGCTCCGGTCTTGCGATGCAGCAGCTGCTGTATGCAGGCGTCGGCAAGGATACGCTCGTGAACGGGATCGGCGTGCCGGATGAGGTATTCCTCTACATGGGGCCGACGTTCTCGCAGATCGTCTTCGACATGCTGAGCCGGCTGACCGTGATTTTCTGGAAGACGGGCGTGCAGATTCTGCTCTTCCTGGCTGGTCTGCAGGGTATCTCCGTATCGCTCTATGAGTCGGCAAGATGCGACGGAGCGACGGAGTGGGAGATGTTCTGGAAGATTACGCTGCCGCTTATGACGCCGATTATTCTGCTCAATCTCGTCTATACGTGCGTCGATTCCTTCACGGATATCAACAACCGAATGATGGTGTATATCAAGGATACGGCCTTTACCAATATCGAGATGGGCTACGCTTCAAGCATGGGCTGGATTTACTTCCTGTTTATTTTCCTGCTGCTCGTCCTTGTGTTTGTGTCTACCCGCCGACTGATTATTTATACTGGCGAAAAATAA
- a CDS encoding carbohydrate ABC transporter permease: MLSNPIGKTKPQKAAAHAQAPAQAQARAAGSKVKALRNHTVLSRIGSKSRWIGLIYRIFVYVILIDLAFVFLYPFIYMMTTSLKQPVDLMNFTIKWIPTSLAWENFYYGMKGLQFLTHFNNSALIAVLSVVGQVLSCSFIAYGFARIKFPGREVLFVLCMFTMIIPPQTIIVPLFMQYKTMGWLDSVLPLIVPSFFGNGLRGALFIFIFRQLFRGLPWELEDAARVDGCGSFRVYWKIIMPLTPPAIVVTTLLSLVWHWNDFFEPSIYLTSEEKFTLPMMLPRLYQSLDTLTGSTFEVFSLPVVMAATFFALFPMLLVYLFLQRYFIQGVERSGLVE, encoded by the coding sequence ATGCTGTCGAACCCGATAGGTAAGACCAAACCGCAAAAAGCAGCCGCTCATGCGCAAGCACCTGCACAAGCACAAGCAAGAGCAGCCGGCAGTAAAGTCAAGGCTCTGCGAAATCATACAGTATTAAGCCGCATCGGAAGCAAAAGCCGCTGGATCGGGCTCATTTACCGCATCTTCGTTTACGTCATCCTGATCGACTTGGCTTTCGTGTTTCTGTATCCGTTTATCTATATGATGACGACCTCGCTCAAGCAGCCTGTGGATCTGATGAATTTCACGATCAAATGGATTCCGACGAGTCTAGCTTGGGAGAACTTCTATTACGGCATGAAAGGGCTGCAGTTCTTGACCCATTTCAATAACTCGGCGCTGATCGCGGTTCTCAGCGTGGTGGGTCAAGTGCTGTCCTGCTCCTTCATCGCGTATGGCTTCGCCCGGATCAAGTTCCCCGGGCGCGAGGTGCTGTTCGTGCTCTGCATGTTTACGATGATTATTCCGCCGCAGACAATTATCGTGCCGTTGTTCATGCAGTACAAGACGATGGGCTGGCTGGACAGCGTGCTGCCGCTTATCGTTCCTTCCTTCTTCGGCAACGGGCTTAGAGGCGCGCTCTTCATCTTCATCTTCCGGCAGCTGTTCCGGGGCTTGCCCTGGGAGCTGGAGGATGCTGCGCGGGTGGATGGCTGCGGCAGCTTCCGGGTGTATTGGAAGATTATTATGCCGCTGACGCCGCCCGCGATCGTCGTCACGACGCTGCTTTCCTTGGTCTGGCATTGGAATGATTTCTTCGAGCCGTCCATCTATCTGACGTCCGAAGAGAAATTCACGCTGCCGATGATGCTTCCTCGGCTGTATCAGTCGCTCGATACGTTAACGGGAAGCACGTTCGAAGTGTTCAGTTTACCCGTCGTCATGGCCGCAACGTTTTTTGCATTGTTTCCAATGCTCCTTGTCTATCTATTTCTTCAGCGCTATTTCATTCAAGGCGTGGAGCGTTCTGGATTGGTGGAGTAA
- a CDS encoding Yip1 family protein, translating into MTKTELMKQSGLRSLRLGIAILFHPADGFEELQKNKSLVSAFVLIVMTLCVRIITIYMTSFHITALQPQYADLNLELIRFVVPLISGVVACYLITAIMDGEAYFSQILTAMSYALIPYIVFAIPLAAISQVLSRGEIGLYHSINLLIWIWVALLIFIQLKVLNDYSFKKSVGVLLLSVFAFIIFWGTVGLVFALTNHVLQFAREVFIEVRYLMEN; encoded by the coding sequence TTGACCAAAACGGAGCTCATGAAACAATCCGGGCTGCGGTCGCTGCGGCTCGGCATCGCCATCCTCTTCCATCCTGCCGACGGGTTCGAGGAGCTGCAGAAGAACAAGAGCCTGGTCTCGGCATTCGTGCTCATCGTGATGACCCTGTGCGTTCGGATCATCACGATCTACATGACGAGCTTCCACATTACGGCGCTGCAGCCGCAGTACGCGGATTTGAATCTGGAATTGATCCGCTTCGTAGTGCCGCTTATTTCCGGTGTCGTCGCTTGTTATTTGATTACTGCGATCATGGACGGCGAGGCGTATTTCAGCCAAATTCTGACCGCGATGTCGTACGCCTTGATTCCGTATATCGTGTTTGCCATTCCGCTCGCGGCCATCTCTCAGGTGCTCTCGAGAGGCGAGATCGGACTCTATCACAGCATCAATCTCCTGATTTGGATATGGGTCGCCCTGTTGATCTTCATTCAACTGAAGGTGCTGAACGACTATTCGTTTAAGAAATCGGTCGGCGTGCTTCTTCTAAGCGTTTTTGCCTTCATCATCTTCTGGGGCACCGTCGGACTTGTCTTCGCCTTGACGAACCACGTTCTACAGTTCGCGCGCGAAGTCTTCATCGAAGTCCGCTATTTAATGGAGAATTAA
- a CDS encoding carbohydrate ABC transporter permease produces MTINYAKFVARFNRGLLYAFMIALVGFTALPIIYMVSTAFKPLDELFLYPPRFFVQKPTLRSFFDLLTATDSSVVPFTRYIFNSLFISGSIVALSLFVCSLGAYVLSKFKPPGAGFIFSVILSALMFAPQVTQIPTYMIVSNLGLVNTYWALILPKIAVAFNIFLMKQFFDQIPDALIEAAHIDGASDWKIFWKVIMAVSKPAWATLIIFSFIGNWNDYFSALVFTTSETMKTLPLAIQTLAGGPGVVARSGALAAGTFLVTLPPIVIFLLFQKLIMNTMVHSGIKS; encoded by the coding sequence GTGACGATTAACTATGCGAAGTTTGTTGCCCGCTTCAACAGGGGATTGTTGTACGCATTCATGATCGCGCTGGTCGGCTTCACGGCCTTGCCGATCATCTACATGGTTTCGACGGCGTTCAAGCCGCTTGACGAGCTGTTCCTGTATCCGCCGCGGTTCTTCGTGCAGAAGCCTACCCTGCGCAGCTTCTTCGACTTGCTGACGGCGACCGACAGCTCGGTCGTTCCGTTCACGAGGTATATTTTTAACAGCCTGTTCATCTCCGGCTCGATCGTGGCGCTCAGCTTGTTCGTATGCAGCCTTGGCGCGTACGTGCTGTCCAAGTTCAAACCGCCGGGCGCGGGGTTTATTTTCTCCGTGATTCTGTCGGCACTCATGTTCGCGCCTCAGGTGACCCAGATTCCGACGTACATGATCGTCTCCAACCTGGGTCTCGTCAACACGTACTGGGCACTCATTCTGCCGAAAATCGCGGTCGCGTTCAACATTTTCCTCATGAAGCAGTTTTTCGATCAAATCCCGGATGCGCTGATCGAAGCGGCGCATATCGACGGGGCGTCAGACTGGAAGATTTTCTGGAAGGTCATCATGGCGGTGAGCAAGCCGGCTTGGGCGACGCTGATCATCTTCTCGTTCATCGGCAACTGGAACGATTACTTCTCGGCGCTCGTCTTCACGACCAGCGAGACGATGAAGACGCTGCCGCTCGCCATCCAGACGCTGGCCGGTGGTCCAGGTGTGGTTGCGAGGTCGGGCGCGCTTGCCGCGGGTACCTTCCTCGTGACTCTGCCGCCGATTGTGATCTTCTTGCTGTTCCAGAAGCTGATCATGAATACGATGGTTCATTCGGGAATCAAATCTTAG